A single genomic interval of Apis cerana isolate GH-2021 linkage group LG14, AcerK_1.0, whole genome shotgun sequence harbors:
- the LOC107998656 gene encoding cytochrome P450 307a1-like, with translation MIPLTATTCFLIAITFLALALILLDHLRSKKTTKNVVLGDDQHALPEPPGPKPWPILGSLHILGRYDVPYKAFADLVRDFDCQVIKLRMGSVPCVVVNGLENIKEVLTVKGHHFDSRPNFARYHLLFGGNKENSLAFCNWSDVQKARREMLRAHTFPRAFSTRFNELNGIIGDEMEFMVNHLDSLSGTSVHAKPLILHCCANIFITYLCSKNFHLEHDGFRNMVENFDKVFFEVNQGYAADFLPFLMPLHHRNMARMAHWSHEIRRFVIKNIIADRLKSWNDVVPEKDYVDCLINHVKSGTEPQMSWNTALFVMEDIIGGHTAIGNLLVKVLGFLATRPEIQRLAQDEIDALGLAGNFVGLEYRRSLPFVEAIILETIRIIASPIVPHVANQDSSIAGFRIKKDTFIFLNNYDLNMSTDLWTSPEEFIPDRFVQNGRLLKPEHFLPFGGGRRSCMGYKLVQYVSFAILASILKNFTITSVQKEDYTIPIGNLALPEMTYKFRFERR, from the exons ATGATCCCTTTGACAGCCACCACGTGCTTCCTAATCGCTATCACGTTCCTGGCACTCGCCCTCATCCTGTTGGATCACCTAAGGTCCAAGAAGACGACGAAGAACGTCGTGTTGGGTGACGACCAACACGCCCTACCAGAACCACCTGGACCCAAACCGTGGCCGATTCTTGGCTCCCTTCATATCCTGGGACGCTACGACGTACCCTACAAAGCTTTCGCTGACCTTGTTAGGGACTTCGACTGCCAGGTGATCAAACTCAGGATGGGATCCGTGCCCTGCGTGGTCGTCAATGGGCTGGAGAACATCAAAGAAGTGCTCACCGTCAAGGGACACCACTTCGATTCCAGGCCCAACTTTGCCAGATATCATCTGCTCTTCGGTGGAAACAAGGAGAACT CCCTGGCATTTTGCAACTGGTCGGATGTGCAGAAAGCCCGAAGGGAGATGCTTCGCGCGCACACCTTTCCCCGCGCCTTCTCCACGCGTTTCAACGAGCTGAACGGTATAATTGGCGATGAGATGGAGTTTATGGTGAACCATCTGGACTCCTTGTCGGGCACGAGCGTTCACGCGAAACCGTTGATCCTCCATTGCTGCGCCAACATCTTCATCACCTATCTTTGCTCGAAGAACTTCCATCTGGAGCACGACGGTTTCCGAAACATGGTCGAGAACTTCGACAAGGTGTTCTTCGAGGTGAATCAGGGATACGCGGCCGACTTCCTCCCGTTTCTTATGCCTCTTCACCACAGGAACATGGCCAGAATGGCGCACTGGAGCCACGAGATCCGAAGATTCGTCATCAAGAACATCATTGCGGACAGATTGAAGAGTTGGAACGACGTTGTGCCCGAAAAAGATTACGTGGATTGTCTGATCAATCACGTGAAGAGCGGGACAGAGCCCCAAATGTCCTGGAACACGGCTCTCTTCGTCATGGAAGACATCATCGGCGGGCACACGGCCATTGGAAATCTTCTGGTCAAAGTTTTAGGCTTCCTCGCAACGAGACCTGAGATTCAGAGATTGGCGCAGGATGAGATCGATGCTCTCGGCCTCGCCGGCAACTTCGTAGGATTGGAGTACAGAAGATCCTTGCCTTTCGTCGAAGCCATTATCCTGGAAACTATCAGGATAATCGCCAGCCCCATTGTCCCTCACGTTGCCAATCAAGATAGTTCTATCGCCG GTTTCAGAATCAAGAAGGACACGTTCATCTTTCTCAACAATTACGATCTGAACATGTCCACCGATCTGTGGACCAGCCCAGAGGAATTCATACCGGACAGATTCGTGCAGAACGGAAGACTGTTAAAGCCTGAGCACTTTCTGCCTTTCGGCGGTGGTCGTAGATCCTGCATGGGCTATAAACTGGTCCAATACGTGAGTTTCGCGATCTTGGCAAGCATTCTGAAGAACTTCACGATAACGTCTGTGCAAAAGGAGGATTACACGATCCCTATTGGAAACCTGGCTCTCCCCGAGATGACTTacaaatttcgattcgagCGGCGGTAG